One Capsicum annuum cultivar UCD-10X-F1 chromosome 2, UCD10Xv1.1, whole genome shotgun sequence genomic window carries:
- the LOC107859888 gene encoding barley B recombinant-like protein D, with amino-acid sequence MMDHNNFTIKTYMAIMAERDAAIRERNMALEERKRAFAERDMAMLQRDAALAERNALIQERDDAIAALRLQDSSTNDNNMVPDSPGNGTESGAKHIYNQQQMHRTIAEAAHGSMKDPTAGYLKDTDTSEAKVPKKVRRPKESRHNKQAKIPRVSKNGAESLNMQVIATTSDDWANLQEMDSDKDGDTQLTSWKDNLGLNQINFDESAMPVPVCSCTGTPQPCYKWGHGGWQSACCTTTISMYPLPQISNKRYSRVGGRKMSGGAFSKLLNRLAAQGYDLSIPLDLKDHWAKHGTNRYSTLK; translated from the coding sequence GACCACAATAACTTTACTATAAAGACATACATGGCCATCATGGCCGAGAGGGATGCTGCCATCCGTGAACGGAATATGGCACTAGAGGAGAGAAAGAGGGCTTTCGCAGAGCGAGACATGGCAATGCTTCAGAGAGATGCAGCACTTGCAGAGCGTAATGCTTTGATTCAAGAAAGGGACGACGCCATTGCTGCTCTTCGATTGCAGGACAGCTCTACTAATGACAACAATATGGTTCCGGATTCACCAGGAAATGGAACTGAAAGTGGTGCAAAGCACATTTATAACCAACAGCAAATGCATAGAACCATAGCTGAAGCTGCTCATGGTTCAATGAAAGATCCCACAGCTGGCTACTTGAAAGACACAGATACTTCTGAAGCAAAGGTTCCTAAAAAGGTCAGACGACCAAAAGAGAGCAGACACAATAAGCAAGCCAAGATTCCAAGAGTGAGCAAAAATGGCGCAGAAAGTTTAAATATGCAGGTCATTGCTACAACATCAGATGATTGGGCAAATCTGCAAGAGATGGATAGTGACAAGGACGGAGATACACAGCTCACGTCATGGAAAGACAATTTGGGGTTGAACCAAATCAATTTTGATGAGTCTGCCATGCCAGTGCCAGTTTGCTCTTGTACGGGGACTCCACAGCCATGCTATAAATGGGGTCATGGTGGGTGGCAGTCAGCCTGCTGCACAACTACCATATCTATGTATCCATTACCTCAAATATCAAACAAACGCTATTCCCGGGTGGGTGGCCGAAAGATGAGTGGTGGTGCCTTCAGTAAATTGCTTAATCGTCTTGCTGCTCAAGGTTATGACCTGTCTATTCCACTTGACCTGAAGGATCATTGGGCTAAACATGGCACAAACCGCTACAGCACATTGAAATAG